From the genome of Sulfurihydrogenibium subterraneum DSM 15120, one region includes:
- a CDS encoding glycosyltransferase family 2 protein, whose translation MKITLGILNTIKGENPVREEVLESIQDNLDYFDQIIFTGNESFFEDSEIEAECLNLDTDNKAVMRNAILENAKNEYIFWMSDTTVLEFDMIPEMMENFENYEDVDIVYPNMSIVDNSGLETPVILQDLYNKETDLLMSLKIEKYFPEYGIITKKDLFNKTGKFDEEFEDYEFYNFLYQNIDNIRLKLAEFNYVVIHHSESFIDTSFRSYGLRKAIKKYPLSKFFPKLNWENENLALATAYTSIGDVLSDYLDYYNASQHYRQAALSFHNKVSLFKLVNTYYKMGLFDEAKKLSTQDQGFSEDEIKNLIYQIDKTQELITAIEKAIEEGKLQEVIASINDVASFYSGAPIYNILGIIEFYSGNKENAYKYFYKAATMNPLDENIIHNLTDMANMLGKQEKVKGLFKRLLGEV comes from the coding sequence ATGAAAATTACGCTTGGAATTTTAAACACTATCAAAGGAGAAAATCCTGTTAGGGAAGAAGTTTTAGAAAGTATTCAGGACAATTTAGATTATTTTGACCAAATTATTTTCACAGGTAATGAGAGTTTCTTTGAAGACTCAGAAATAGAAGCTGAGTGTCTAAACTTAGACACTGACAATAAAGCAGTAATGAGAAACGCTATTTTAGAAAATGCAAAAAATGAGTATATCTTCTGGATGTCTGATACAACTGTTTTAGAGTTTGATATGATTCCAGAGATGATGGAAAATTTTGAAAACTATGAAGATGTAGACATAGTATATCCCAATATGTCTATAGTGGATAATAGTGGATTAGAAACTCCTGTTATACTTCAAGACCTTTATAACAAAGAAACTGACTTGCTTATGAGTTTAAAGATTGAAAAATACTTTCCTGAGTATGGAATAATCACAAAAAAAGATTTATTCAACAAAACTGGAAAATTTGATGAAGAGTTTGAAGATTATGAATTTTATAACTTTTTGTATCAGAATATAGACAACATCAGGTTAAAACTTGCAGAGTTTAACTACGTGGTTATTCATCATTCTGAATCTTTTATAGATACTTCTTTTAGAAGCTATGGGCTAAGAAAGGCTATAAAAAAATATCCTTTATCAAAATTTTTCCCTAAATTAAACTGGGAAAACGAAAATTTAGCGTTAGCTACAGCTTATACATCTATAGGAGATGTTTTATCTGATTACTTAGACTACTATAACGCATCTCAACATTACAGACAAGCAGCTTTAAGCTTTCATAACAAAGTATCTCTGTTTAAGCTTGTAAATACATACTACAAGATGGGACTGTTTGATGAAGCTAAAAAGCTTTCTACTCAAGACCAAGGTTTTTCTGAAGATGAAATAAAAAATTTGATTTATCAGATAGATAAAACACAAGAGTTAATAACAGCCATAGAAAAAGCGATAGAAGAAGGAAAACTTCAAGAGGTAATAGCCTCAATTAACGATGTAGCATCATTCTATTCAGGAGCTCCAATATACAACATCTTAGGAATTATAGAGTTTTACAGTGGTAATAAAGAAAATGCTTACAAATACTTTTACAAAGCTGCAACTATGAACCCTTTAGACGAAAACATTATCCATAACCTTACAGATATGGCTAACATGTTAGGTAAACAAGAAAAAGTTAAAGGACTGTTTAAAAGATTACTTGGAGAAGTTTAA
- a CDS encoding glycosyltransferase family 2 protein — protein MKNIPKVSVLIPTYNRPYFLEQALESVINQTLKPYECIVADDSSNPTESQKNYEVVKKFSEKYPFVIYHKNEKNLGPAGNYKNLFNLASGDFIHFLGDDDILSPITLELLVKPLIEDPEVKVSAGKTLFVDEDLNIVNSNMFINHYKMQRKYFKNKKVNGKEFIEDSLKHLINSLGSFSGFMFRKKDVSFELFKHEDFEFVANADWFLWMSLAKDGYLYLYNFFTNMFRVHPSQDNLQISTQEKGRREILYFLSLKFLDYLKVDKDKVNRKANVEEVIFGTYFYYKPILERVLDFYKQNFLKDVQDLSLTRAGFSIIIITYNSSQTILNCLESIKSSLLTAQDEIIIFDNNSKDNTVELVENFKEANKQINIKLIKNPENIGYSRAINRAVDLSQNQYLVFLNPDTEVISKDWLNQFYKVLKNKNVGMVGAVSDVAFYKNKVSTYTNLLGILDDQTLEKHLKLFYSGKKIKTDSLSGFCIGIRKDTFYNLGKFDEDLILGFDDFDFSLKMQNSDLKQIVLPSVYIKHYDHKSFETDKENAENLNKISLYNFIKKLIKTYGYGNVPTPFDLFLKKDKVKNAPFYPFPLSEGRYRFVFDFFNEGKDKNFFKEKAKIIKRKPYITIITVNYFSSDYLEKLSKSIVENPYPNINFVVVDNSENEEEYEKLKLILETTFKFKDENTKKYFLIKNKNTGYAGGNNLGVDFVKQNLPETEYIWILNPDTILSQNAPLELLRTVEYTNADVATCKILMYENDNVQYDGVRVYINGLENHKDYGLFRPFALSGSNIFIKNQALEKLPRPLFNEEYFLYFEDNELFIEMQKRAVKVIYTPFTFIRHKVGASTQGYYYNPVSYYYICRNQLYIYDKYEKDKIVNYRRVMDYLIETAKNSIVLEDNYSLSFLKAVYDYYKSIKGKQVTIFLDKNAVKEKLKQLEESSLKEINLDAKIEYLFLKAYLKPKNLKAMLKFVEEVLKKKYLKFI, from the coding sequence ATGAAAAACATACCTAAAGTATCCGTGTTAATACCTACCTATAATAGACCTTACTTCTTAGAGCAAGCTTTAGAGAGTGTTATAAATCAGACTTTAAAACCTTATGAGTGTATCGTTGCAGATGATAGCTCAAATCCTACAGAAAGTCAAAAGAATTATGAAGTTGTTAAAAAGTTTTCAGAAAAGTATCCTTTCGTAATTTATCACAAAAATGAGAAAAATTTGGGACCTGCAGGAAATTACAAAAACCTTTTTAACCTTGCGTCAGGAGATTTTATCCACTTTCTTGGAGATGATGATATTTTAAGTCCTATTACTTTAGAGCTTTTAGTCAAACCTTTAATAGAAGACCCAGAGGTTAAAGTATCAGCAGGAAAAACTTTATTTGTAGATGAAGATTTAAATATTGTTAATTCAAATATGTTTATAAATCATTATAAAATGCAGCGAAAATACTTTAAGAATAAAAAAGTAAATGGTAAAGAGTTTATAGAGGACAGTTTGAAACATTTAATCAACTCGTTAGGGTCTTTTTCTGGTTTTATGTTTAGAAAGAAAGACGTAAGTTTTGAGCTTTTTAAACATGAAGATTTTGAGTTTGTAGCAAATGCAGATTGGTTTCTATGGATGAGTTTGGCAAAAGATGGATACCTATATTTGTATAACTTTTTTACAAACATGTTTAGAGTTCATCCAAGTCAAGATAATTTACAAATAAGTACTCAAGAAAAAGGACGAAGGGAAATCTTATATTTTTTATCTTTAAAGTTTTTAGATTACCTGAAAGTAGATAAAGATAAAGTAAATAGAAAAGCTAACGTAGAAGAAGTTATATTTGGAACTTATTTTTATTATAAACCTATTCTTGAAAGAGTCTTAGACTTTTACAAACAAAACTTTCTTAAAGATGTACAAGATTTAAGTTTAACAAGAGCTGGATTTAGTATAATCATTATAACCTACAACTCAAGTCAGACTATACTAAACTGTTTAGAATCTATAAAAAGTAGCCTTTTAACTGCTCAAGACGAGATAATAATTTTTGATAATAACTCAAAAGATAACACTGTAGAATTAGTAGAAAACTTTAAAGAAGCAAATAAACAGATTAATATTAAACTGATTAAAAACCCAGAAAATATAGGATACTCAAGAGCTATAAACAGAGCTGTAGATTTATCTCAAAATCAATACCTTGTTTTTCTAAACCCTGACACAGAAGTTATATCTAAAGACTGGTTAAATCAGTTTTACAAAGTTTTAAAAAATAAAAATGTTGGTATGGTAGGAGCTGTATCTGACGTTGCATTTTACAAAAATAAAGTATCTACATACACAAACCTTTTAGGAATATTAGATGACCAAACACTTGAAAAACATTTAAAGCTGTTTTATTCTGGTAAAAAAATAAAAACTGATTCACTATCAGGATTTTGTATAGGAATAAGAAAAGATACTTTTTATAATCTTGGAAAGTTTGATGAAGACCTAATTTTAGGTTTTGATGATTTTGATTTTTCTTTAAAAATGCAAAATTCTGATTTAAAACAGATAGTTTTACCCTCTGTTTATATAAAGCATTACGATCATAAATCCTTTGAAACAGATAAAGAAAATGCAGAGAATTTAAATAAAATCAGTTTATACAACTTTATAAAAAAACTCATAAAAACGTATGGATACGGCAACGTTCCAACACCTTTTGATTTATTTTTAAAAAAAGATAAGGTAAAAAATGCACCTTTTTACCCATTTCCTTTATCAGAAGGAAGATACAGGTTTGTTTTTGACTTCTTTAATGAAGGTAAAGATAAAAACTTTTTTAAAGAAAAAGCAAAAATAATCAAAAGAAAACCTTACATAACAATCATAACGGTAAATTACTTCTCTTCTGATTATTTAGAAAAGCTCTCAAAATCTATAGTAGAAAATCCTTATCCAAATATAAATTTTGTAGTGGTTGACAACTCAGAAAATGAGGAAGAGTATGAAAAGTTAAAGCTAATTCTTGAAACTACTTTTAAATTTAAAGATGAAAATACTAAAAAGTATTTCCTAATAAAAAACAAAAATACAGGTTATGCAGGTGGTAATAACCTTGGAGTAGATTTTGTAAAACAAAATCTTCCTGAAACAGAGTATATTTGGATATTAAACCCTGATACTATTTTATCCCAAAATGCACCTTTAGAGCTTTTAAGGACTGTCGAATACACAAATGCTGACGTTGCTACTTGTAAGATTTTAATGTATGAGAATGACAATGTCCAATATGACGGAGTAAGAGTTTACATTAATGGTCTTGAAAATCATAAAGATTATGGTCTTTTTAGACCTTTTGCTTTAAGCGGTTCAAATATTTTTATAAAAAATCAGGCATTAGAAAAACTTCCAAGACCTTTATTTAATGAAGAATACTTTTTATACTTTGAAGATAATGAGTTGTTTATAGAAATGCAGAAAAGAGCTGTAAAAGTTATATACACCCCATTTACATTCATAAGACATAAAGTAGGAGCTTCTACACAAGGGTATTACTATAATCCTGTAAGCTACTATTATATATGCAGAAATCAGTTATACATTTACGATAAGTATGAAAAAGATAAAATTGTCAATTATCGGAGAGTAATGGACTATCTTATTGAAACAGCTAAAAATTCAATAGTTTTAGAGGATAATTACTCACTTAGCTTTTTAAAGGCTGTTTATGACTACTATAAAAGTATAAAAGGTAAGCAAGTAACTATTTTTTTAGACAAAAATGCTGTAAAAGAAAAATTAAAACAATTAGAAGAGTCTTCTTTGAAAGAAATAAATTTAGATGCTAAAATAGAATACCTATTTTTAAAAGCATATTTAAAACCTAAAAATCTCAAAGCTATGTTAAAATTTGTAGAGGAAGTTTTAAAAAAGAAATATCTAAAGTTTATATAA
- the serS gene encoding serine--tRNA ligase — MLDIKLIREKPDFVKERLSTRDTSYAQMIDKLLEIDEERRKIKKEIDDLRAERNEKSKLFPIYKKEGKDTTQIQERVKEIGERIKYLEERLTTIEEKFNNLMLYIPNLPALDVPIGKDENDNVEVRRWGEPRKFDFEPLPHFEIGERLGILDFERGTKLSGSRFTVMFKEAARLERALINFMLDVHTKQHGYTEVWTPLLVKSKTLQGTGQLPKFKEDLYKIEDEDLYLIPTAEVTLTNLYADEIIPEDQLPKYYTAYTPCFRKEAGSHGKDVRGILRQHQFDKVELVKIVKPEESYNELEKLVNEAEKILQLLELPYRVVLLCSGDMGFSAAKTYDIEVWIPSQNRYREISSCSNTEDFQARRAMIRYKDKEGKNHFVHTLNGSGLAVGRTLLAIMENYQKPDGTFEIPKVLRDYL; from the coding sequence ATGCTGGACATAAAGCTAATTAGAGAAAAACCAGATTTTGTAAAAGAAAGACTATCTACAAGAGACACTTCTTATGCTCAAATGATTGATAAACTCCTTGAAATAGATGAAGAAAGAAGAAAGATAAAAAAAGAGATAGATGATTTAAGAGCTGAAAGAAACGAAAAATCTAAACTTTTCCCTATATACAAAAAAGAAGGTAAAGACACAACCCAGATACAAGAAAGAGTAAAAGAAATAGGAGAAAGAATTAAGTACTTAGAAGAAAGGTTAACCACTATAGAAGAAAAGTTTAACAATCTAATGCTTTACATTCCAAATCTTCCAGCGTTAGACGTTCCTATTGGAAAGGATGAAAATGACAACGTAGAAGTCAGAAGATGGGGAGAGCCAAGAAAGTTTGACTTTGAACCTTTGCCACACTTTGAGATAGGAGAGAGACTTGGTATCCTTGATTTTGAAAGGGGGACTAAACTCTCTGGTTCAAGATTTACCGTAATGTTTAAAGAAGCTGCAAGGTTAGAAAGAGCCTTAATAAACTTTATGCTTGACGTACACACAAAACAGCACGGATATACAGAAGTTTGGACACCTTTACTTGTGAAATCTAAAACATTACAAGGAACAGGACAACTTCCTAAATTCAAAGAAGATTTATACAAAATAGAAGATGAAGATTTATACTTAATACCAACTGCAGAAGTGACGCTAACAAACCTGTATGCAGACGAGATTATTCCAGAAGACCAGCTCCCTAAATACTATACAGCTTACACGCCTTGTTTCAGAAAAGAGGCAGGCTCCCACGGAAAAGATGTAAGAGGTATTTTAAGACAGCATCAGTTTGACAAAGTAGAGCTTGTGAAAATAGTCAAACCTGAAGAGTCCTACAATGAACTTGAAAAGTTAGTAAACGAAGCAGAAAAAATCCTTCAACTCTTGGAGCTTCCTTACAGGGTTGTTTTACTGTGCAGTGGTGATATGGGATTTTCTGCAGCAAAAACATACGACATAGAAGTTTGGATACCTTCCCAAAACAGATACAGAGAGATATCTTCCTGCTCTAACACAGAAGACTTTCAAGCAAGAAGGGCGATGATTAGATACAAAGACAAAGAAGGTAAAAATCACTTTGTACATACGCTAAACGGTTCAGGACTGGCAGTAGGTAGAACCCTACTTGCAATTATGGAAAACTACCAAAAACCTGATGGCACCTTTGAAATACCAAAAGTTTTAAGAGACTACCTGTGA
- a CDS encoding class I SAM-dependent methyltransferase, with protein MLEFTGERYIPDLKEAQISYEHWHRYLYASYFAKDKVVLDIACGEGYGSDFLSNYANKVIGVDIDKNSINHAKSKYKKENLEFMTGSVSNIPIEGSKIFDVIVSFETIEHVDEETQSMFIQEVKRLLKEDGIFIVSTPNKEVYTDKTGFKNPFHIKEFYIDEFKEFLKTYFKNVKLLGQKVYPVSYIWDMEEKNNTLKEYKIELNENGFRPTNKPKEVLLVIAICSDQEILENHNSILVDLNETLTTKLIKEYLDLLHRLDLERKVINKLNEKIAFLENKINRLAEKIRQKKKDDRE; from the coding sequence ATGTTAGAATTTACAGGAGAAAGATATATTCCAGATTTGAAAGAAGCACAGATAAGCTATGAGCACTGGCACAGATACCTTTATGCATCTTACTTTGCCAAAGACAAAGTCGTATTAGATATAGCTTGTGGTGAAGGTTATGGTTCTGATTTTCTATCTAACTATGCAAATAAAGTTATAGGTGTTGATATTGATAAAAATAGTATAAATCATGCAAAGAGTAAGTATAAAAAAGAAAATTTAGAGTTTATGACTGGTAGTGTATCAAATATTCCAATAGAAGGAAGTAAAATATTTGATGTTATAGTCTCTTTTGAAACAATAGAGCATGTAGATGAAGAAACCCAAAGTATGTTTATACAGGAAGTTAAAAGATTGTTAAAAGAAGACGGTATTTTTATTGTTTCTACGCCTAATAAAGAAGTCTATACAGATAAAACTGGTTTTAAAAATCCTTTCCATATAAAAGAATTTTATATAGATGAGTTCAAAGAATTTTTAAAAACATACTTTAAAAATGTTAAACTTTTGGGTCAAAAAGTATATCCAGTATCTTATATATGGGATATGGAAGAAAAAAACAACACTTTAAAAGAATACAAAATAGAATTAAACGAAAATGGCTTTCGCCCTACTAATAAACCTAAGGAAGTTTTACTTGTAATTGCTATTTGTTCTGACCAAGAAATCTTAGAAAATCACAACTCTATTTTAGTAGATTTAAACGAAACTTTAACAACCAAACTAATTAAAGAGTATCTTGATTTGTTACACAGATTAGATTTAGAAAGAAAAGTCATAAATAAACTAAACGAAAAAATAGCTTTCTTGGAAAATAAAATAAACAGACTTGCAGAAAAAATAAGGCAAAAAAAGAAAGATGATAGAGAGTAA
- a CDS encoding tetratricopeptide repeat-containing glycosyltransferase family 2 protein codes for MDIKVSACIIAKNEEKNLPRLLESIKGKFDEIVLVDTGSTDKTVEVAKSYGAKVYHREWNGFADARQYAVDVATGDWIWFFDADTELEEEEYERFKRILLFIKDHQEYEGIGTVYKNLGLDGNVKSLSSTVHIHKKHPDLVWEGKIHERVVNKKAGTILIPPMKVHVLHYGYAEFNTQIEKAKRNLRLLFDELKKYKDTKKEYYVNIFYIIQSYSVLASTIDLKKYSKKSIRYIKKFLNYKDNIPNISTFKKHFYVYAIRVYISLEDYQEAKKLLDEALKIDEFYPDYHYLFYTVYEAQKDTKKAVESLINFILSIDKSSKMYGIISDYITYKEKVISDLESKILSSEDKDYFKNILKDHWNKTKGENIGRVFFRIIKEENPKEALKVIKKVATIHQSSEAYSDLGEYYYKNKEMEDSLKNFLKAYELNLFNIKANKYLSYLYLSYKDYEKAFYHGLKYLNLSRDFDFINNLEIIAKLSQNPNLKESFENLKQKISQVVS; via the coding sequence ATGGATATAAAAGTTTCTGCTTGTATAATAGCTAAAAACGAAGAAAAAAACCTACCAAGACTGTTAGAAAGTATAAAAGGAAAGTTTGACGAGATAGTGCTTGTAGATACAGGCTCAACTGATAAAACAGTAGAAGTAGCAAAGTCTTATGGTGCTAAGGTTTACCATAGAGAGTGGAATGGATTTGCAGATGCAAGACAGTATGCTGTTGATGTGGCTACTGGTGATTGGATATGGTTTTTTGATGCTGATACAGAGTTAGAAGAAGAAGAATATGAAAGATTTAAAAGAATACTGCTATTTATAAAAGACCATCAAGAATACGAAGGGATAGGGACTGTTTACAAAAACTTAGGATTAGATGGAAATGTAAAAAGTCTTTCTTCTACAGTTCACATTCATAAAAAACATCCCGACTTAGTCTGGGAAGGAAAAATTCACGAGAGGGTAGTAAATAAAAAAGCAGGTACTATTTTAATACCGCCTATGAAGGTTCACGTTTTACATTATGGATATGCTGAATTTAACACTCAGATAGAAAAGGCAAAAAGAAACCTAAGACTACTGTTTGATGAGTTAAAAAAGTATAAAGACACAAAAAAAGAGTACTACGTTAACATTTTTTACATTATCCAATCTTATAGTGTACTGGCTTCTACTATAGACTTGAAAAAATACTCAAAAAAAAGTATAAGGTACATAAAAAAATTTTTAAACTATAAAGATAATATTCCAAATATCAGCACTTTTAAAAAACATTTTTACGTCTATGCAATTAGAGTTTACATCTCTTTAGAAGATTATCAAGAAGCTAAAAAACTTTTAGATGAAGCTTTAAAGATAGATGAGTTTTATCCTGATTACCATTATCTATTTTACACAGTTTACGAAGCTCAAAAAGATACTAAAAAAGCGGTAGAAAGTCTTATTAACTTTATTTTAAGTATAGACAAATCCTCAAAGATGTACGGCATTATTTCTGATTATATAACTTACAAGGAGAAAGTAATTTCTGATTTAGAAAGTAAAATACTTTCCAGTGAAGATAAAGATTATTTCAAAAACATTTTAAAAGACCATTGGAATAAAACAAAAGGTGAAAACATAGGAAGAGTTTTTTTTAGAATTATTAAAGAAGAAAATCCGAAGGAAGCTCTGAAAGTTATTAAAAAAGTGGCAACTATCCATCAAAGTAGTGAAGCTTACTCAGACCTTGGAGAGTATTATTACAAAAATAAAGAAATGGAAGATTCCCTTAAGAACTTTTTAAAAGCTTATGAGTTAAATCTATTTAACATAAAAGCTAACAAGTATCTATCTTATTTATACCTTTCTTATAAAGATTACGAAAAAGCATTTTATCACGGCTTAAAGTATCTAAACCTAAGCCGTGATTTTGATTTTATCAACAATTTAGAAATTATAGCTAAACTATCTCAAAATCCTAATTTAAAGGAAAGTTTCGAAAATTTAAAACAAAAAATTTCACAGGTAGTCTCTTAA
- a CDS encoding tetratricopeptide repeat protein — protein sequence MTSAGEAYHLLNKAIYHYENENFEMAITLLDEALLLNPDIPEVHFWRGKVATHDLNQESLEVAIVHLSEAIRLKPNYAEAYFERGKVYIQKGEFEEAKKDLEEAIKIDPKIKEAYSLLAQIELMHGNDQKAMEYLNKVSGQEGDDRYYYSLGKILYNARKYQQAIEQFNKVIEKNKYFVDAYVYKAHSLAHLGLYEDAIENLKKAVILVPEEIQYFIDIAKYYFELAKKQLNEGKKVQAAENFIKGLQIDYNLKIEPKYVPVLIEAVEELIEKKNFKEANDIIDQLELLVKEPEYQEYKEQFEKLKKKFMKVLPLKDKVLKFITDIYTK from the coding sequence ATGACATCAGCAGGTGAAGCTTACCATCTTCTTAACAAAGCCATCTACCACTATGAAAACGAAAACTTTGAGATGGCTATCACACTTTTAGATGAAGCTCTCCTTCTAAATCCAGATATTCCAGAAGTACATTTTTGGAGGGGAAAAGTTGCGACCCACGACCTTAACCAAGAAAGTCTTGAAGTGGCAATAGTTCATCTTTCAGAGGCAATCAGATTAAAACCTAACTATGCAGAGGCTTACTTTGAAAGAGGAAAAGTTTACATACAAAAAGGAGAGTTTGAAGAAGCAAAAAAAGACCTTGAAGAAGCAATAAAAATAGACCCCAAAATAAAAGAAGCATACTCACTTTTAGCTCAAATAGAGCTTATGCATGGAAACGACCAAAAAGCTATGGAATACCTTAATAAAGTATCAGGTCAAGAAGGAGATGACAGATACTACTACTCACTGGGAAAAATACTATATAACGCAAGAAAGTATCAACAAGCCATAGAACAGTTTAACAAAGTTATAGAAAAAAATAAGTACTTTGTAGATGCTTACGTTTATAAAGCCCACTCTTTAGCCCATCTTGGACTTTACGAAGATGCAATAGAAAACCTTAAAAAAGCAGTAATACTTGTTCCAGAAGAAATACAGTATTTTATAGATATAGCAAAGTACTACTTTGAACTTGCAAAAAAACAGTTAAACGAAGGTAAAAAAGTTCAAGCAGCTGAAAACTTTATAAAAGGACTTCAGATAGATTACAACCTAAAAATAGAACCTAAATACGTACCTGTACTTATAGAAGCTGTAGAAGAACTTATTGAAAAGAAAAACTTTAAAGAAGCAAACGACATAATAGACCAGCTTGAACTTTTAGTAAAAGAACCAGAGTATCAAGAGTACAAAGAACAGTTTGAAAAACTTAAGAAAAAATTTATGAAAGTTTTACCTTTAAAAGATAAAGTGTTAAAATTTATTACGGATATATACACAAAGTAG